The Paenibacillus sp. FSL R7-0345 DNA segment GATGCATTGCTTGCAGCTACACACCAGGAGGAAGGCAATGTTTCGTACGAGCTGTACAGACATACTTCCCGCAGTAACGTTTTTATTATGGTTGAAGAATGGCGTGATGCCGAGGCTGTAGCCGGCCATAATGCAAGCCCGCACTTTACCGGCTTTGCCGCCAAGGCAGCCGGATTCCTGACAGCGCCGCTTGAGGCGAAGGTTTATCAGGGCGAGCCGCTGGGCCAGTAACAGGGCCTGTATCATTTAAATAGCCTGAGAGTGAAAAGAGAAGGTCATCCTGCATGAGGGTGGCCTTTTTGGTTTACCAGCCATAGAACAAAAATGCTCTTGATTCGGCCGAAAGTCGGCCGGATGCCGAAATGAAAGGCAAAAATGCCTTTGATTCGGCCGAAAGTCGGCCAAACGCCGAAATGAAGCGCAAAAATGCCTCTGATTCGGCCGAAAGTCGGCCAAACGCCGAAATGAAGCGCAAAAATGCCTCTGATTCGGCCGAAAGTCGGCCGGATGCCGAAATGAAAGGCAAAAATGCCTCTGATTCGGCCGAAAGTCGGCCAAACGCCGGAATGAAAGGCAAAAATGCCTCTGATTCGGCCAAAAGTCGGCCCGAGGCCGGAATGAAAGGCAAAAATACCCTTATCCC contains these protein-coding regions:
- a CDS encoding putative quinol monooxygenase; this encodes MIIIHATLQVNPEREAEFLAEADALLAATHQEEGNVSYELYRHTSRSNVFIMVEEWRDAEAVAGHNASPHFTGFAAKAAGFLTAPLEAKVYQGEPLGQ